Proteins from one Corticium candelabrum chromosome 4, ooCorCand1.1, whole genome shotgun sequence genomic window:
- the LOC134178957 gene encoding F-box/WD repeat-containing protein 7-like, with product MQQCVTSLLFVVVYCCQFDENRVVSGSADATLRIWDTTTGKTKHVLTGHEAEIYCLQYNDVVIASGSADSSVRVWNHQGLCLHELKEHLGIVRCLHLTRTRLVTGGDVRKIIIWDTERGEMCNIIHRNPTSLHQMWVDDTRLITASPDAPGTITIINFW from the exons ATGCAACAGTGTGTTACTTCGTTACTCTTTGTAGTTGTCTACTGCTGTCAGTTTGATGAAAACCGTGTTGTGAGTGGCAGTGCTGATGCTACACTTCGTATCTGGGACACAACAACGGGCAAGACAAAACACGTACTCACCGGTCATGAAGCAGAGATC TATTGCTTGCAATACAATGATGTTGTGATTGCTTCCGGCTCTGCTGATAGCAGTGTGAGGGTCTGGAACCATCAAG GTTTGTGTCTGCATGAGTTAAAAGAACACCTTGGCATCGTACGTTGCCTCCATTTGACACGCACACGACTGGTAACTGGAGGTGACGTGAGGAAAATAATCATCTGGGACACAGAG CGTGGAGAGATGTGCAATATCATTCATCGTAATCCAACATCACTGCATCAGATGTGGGTAGACGATACACGACTGATAACTGCATCTCCTGATGCTCCGGGAACCATAACAATCATCAACTTCTGGTGA
- the LOC134178898 gene encoding uncharacterized protein LOC134178898, which translates to MSLTVYLPVVFLVALVPSSAATCTTSSLPPHGGLRFIGTGYNLLDGNPQGVHSLGGIDPGFRDTYRVLQLTYDQQKISRDRQHSVADQVNTNERLSCSSSHERRAYTGVKGYQSDLSRSVDASASASFAGLVKFSFTESYGYKSMLRESQSERKVYMEKSRICNLGSVRYQTELAQCPISTASRTSQSVEREMSTPKFQLSPEFEAAVHALPIASATTSTASDASYFSFLDTWGTHVITEIVLGSKYTEQYEMTSDKAFKYSLEHDAMGITTSASVLSAHGSVSLDINSLVQSESFVSTFTSSKKVIHTGSSVYWDTTSNKWIIPTPIRHEPIKITLTPITEFLSCRYTVDSRVLAHKSALARALTAYPSYKNSQAPPDDSLLTLPVAWPRGTYGLVRPTSGCPEGTNSRWEFGWRKHDTEDGDSSNEWSSSYSLSGWKAKNDMQWEFCIKVSNGENKVNYQWPKGTYCILKKDFCPDNFDGSEIYWDDEDSGNANQLGGTLPDGTYDRNTRMHFCCRQDGSTAKRIILPTKKPFILVAATHNCQKVYKMHVSHQYFKWDNEDSRNKDSTSHHGSFPHEDGGTKNHKLHFCYYYKYNAK; encoded by the coding sequence ATGTCTCTCACGGTTTATTTACCAGTCGTTTTTCTTGTAGCACTAGTGCCATCCAGCGCTGCCACTTGCACTACTAGCAGTTTGCCACCGCACGGTGGACTCAGATTCATTGGAACTGGATACAACTTACTGGATGGCAACCCACAAGGTGTGCACAGTCTGGGCGGCATTGACCCAGGATTTCGAGACACATATCGTGTTCTTCAACTAACTTATGATCAACAGAAGATATCACGAGACAGGCAGCACTCTGTAGCAGATCAAGTTAACACCAACGAACGGTTGAGCTGCAGTTCTTCTCACGAAAGAAGAGCGTACACGGGAGTGAAAGGTTATCAAAGCGATTTATCGCGTTCTGTCGACGCGAGCGCATCGGCATCATTTGCAGGTCTGGTCAAATTCTCATTTACTGAGAGTTACGGGTACAAAAGCATGTTACGAGAGTCTCAGAGTGAAAGAAAAGTGTACATGGAAAAATCACGAATTTGCAATCTTGGTAGTGTACGGTATCAAACTGAACTCGCTCAATGCCCGATCTCGACTGCCTCCCGGACTTCCCAGTCAGTAGAGAGAGAAATGAGTACACCCAAATTTCAACTATCTCCAGAATTCGAAGCTGCAGTTCACGCGTTGCCCATAGCCTCAGCAACCACTAGTACTGCCTCCGACGCATCATACTTCTCTTTCTTGGACACTTGGGGTACTCACGTTATCACAGAAATCGTTCTGGGAAGCAAGTACACTGAACAGTATGAGATGACAAGTGACAAAGCATTTAAATACTCGTTAGAGCATGATGCTATGGGAATTACAACATCTGCATCTGTTCTATCAGCACACGGGTCTGTATCACTAGATATCAACAGTTTGGTTCAAAGCGAATCATTTGTGTCTACATTTACATCATCTAAAAAGGTGATCCACACTGGAAGCAGCGTCTATTGGGACACAACGAGCAACAAGTGGATCATTCCAACTCCAATTAGACACGAACCCATCAAAATCACATTAACTCCAATCACCGAGTTTCTGTCATGTCGCTACACTGTAGATTCACGAGTGCTTGCCCATAAGAGTGCACTTGCCCGTGCTCTCACCGCTTATCCGTCCTATAAAAACTCTCAAGCACCACCTGATGACTCCTTGTTGACTCTCCCTGTTGCTTGGCCTAGAGGCACATATGGGTTGGTCAGACCCACTAGTGGTTGCCCAGAAGGCACTAATTCAAGATGGGAATTTGGTTGGAGAAAACACGACACAGAAGATGGTGACTCGAGCAATGAGTGGAGTAGTTCATACAGCTTATCTGGTTGGAAAGCAAAAAATGATATGCAATGGGAGTTCTGTATAAAAGTGTCAAATGGTGAAAACAAAGTCAATTATCAGTGGCCTAAAGGCACGTACTGCATTCTTAAAAAGGACTTTTGTCCAGACAACTTTGATGGCAGTGAGATTTACTGGGATGATGAAGACAGTGGAAATGCCAATCAACTAGGAGGCACTCTACCAGATGGAACCTATGATCGCAACACAAGAATGCACTTCTGCTGCAGACAAGATGGAAGTACTGCAAAACGGATCATTTTACCGACTAAGAAACCATTCATTCTGGTGGCAGCTACTCATAATTGTCAAAAGGTCTATAAAATGCATGTATCACATCAGTACTTTAAATGGGACAATGAAGACTCCCGCAATAAGGACAGTACTAGTCACCATGGATCATTTCCACATGAAGATGGAGGTACTAAGAATCACAAATTGCACTTTTGCTACTACTACAAGTACAACGCTAAATGA
- the LOC134177857 gene encoding gamma-soluble NSF attachment protein-like, which produces MAQAARAQSKVQEGLQYIQEAEKCLKSGWFRKADHEGAAQAYGNAGNAFRNAKSFEQAKGAYLKAADEQHLCKSLFQSAKSLELAGQMANELKQTEEAVVLTKQAGMRFRDNGTPDTASFVFQRAAKQAEGMNDETAIELYAMAAEMLEIEDKTRQVADVLGKSIRLLVKRKQFDECIKHMQKQIQCYKSVGSYPPICRTVVGLIVVHLARQDPVAADEVFKSAIEVPGFSDSDEAIAIEELLDAVEKGDPDALSQAVSKPVFTYQDNELAKLARDLKVDGDLNLTSQTQRSPPSSMPPLTVSHKPPPTDEMRPTEITKCEQEEHNVDEQEEHNVDEQEAEQEENLEKEDVQQDVLPPDVPQNEYDEEFEEGLS; this is translated from the exons ATGGCTCAAGCTGCTAGAGCTCAATCTAAAGTACAAGAAGGTCTCCAGTATATTCAGGAGGCGGAGAAATG tcTCAAAAGCGGTTGGTTTCGAAAGGCTGATCATGAGGGGGCTGCACAGGCGTATGGGAATGCGG GAAATGCATTCAGGAATGCCAAGTCGTTTGAACAGGCCAAAGGTGCCTATCTGAAAGCAGCCGATGAGCAGCACTTGTGCAAATC ACTATTTCAATCTGCCAA ATCTCTAGAGCTGGCAGGTCAAATGGCCAATGaactaaaacaaacagaagaagcTGTGGTTCTAACAAAGCAAGCAGG GATGCGTTTTAGGGACAATGGCACACCAGACACGGCTTCGTTTGTGTTTCAACGAGCAGCCAA GCAAGCAGAGGGAATGAATGACGAGACAGCCATAGAGCTGTATGCAATGGCTGCTGAGATGTTGGAG ATTGAAGACAAGACGAGGCAAGTGGCAGATGTGTTGGGGAAGTCAATTCGGCTGCTGGTGAAACGCAAACA ATTTGATGAATGCATCAAGCACATGCAGAAGCAGATCCAATGCTACAAGAGTGTTGGCAGCTACCCACCAATATGCCGA ACTGTTGTTGGTCTTATTGTTGTCCATCTTGCTCGTCAAGATCCCGTTGCAGCAGACGAAGTCTTCAAGAGTGCAATCGA AGTTCCTGGGTTTTCTGACTCTGATGAGGCAATTGCTATTGAGGAGTTGCTTGATGCAGTAGAGAAAGGTGATCCTGATGCCTTATCACAGGCGGTCTCTAAACCTGTTTTTACTTATCAGGACAATGAG CTTGCTAAACTTGCTCGAGATCTCAAAGTCGACGGTGATCTTAACCTCACTTCCCAAACTCAAAGATCACCACCTAGCAGCATGCCTCCACTCACTGTGTCACACAAGCCACCACCAACGGACGAGATGAGACCAACTGAGATCACAAAATGTGAGCAAGAAGAGCACAATGTCGATGAGCAAGAAGAGCACAATGTCGATGAGCAAGAAGCAGAACAAGAAGAGAATCTAGAGAAGGAAGATGTGCAACAGGATGTGTTGCCACCGGACGTGCCTCAGAATGAATATGATGAGGAGTTTGAAGAAGGATTGAGCTAG
- the LOC134177856 gene encoding casein kinase II subunit alpha-like: MSMSRSRARVYADVNTHKPREYWDYEQHVIDWGNQDDYQIVRKLGRGKYSEVFEGINITNSEKVVIKILKPVKKKKIKREIKILENIKGGTNIIALLDIVKDPVTRTPALIFEHVNNTDFKQLYQTLSDFDIRYYLFELLKALDYCHSMGITHRDVKPHNVMIDHENRKLRLIDWGLAEFYHPGQEYNVRVASRYFKGPELLVDFQEYDYSLDMWSFGCMLASMIFRKEPFFHGHDNYDQLVRIAKVLGTEELHEYMEKYHIDLNPRFNDILGRHSRKRWEKFVNPDNNHLVSSEALDLLDKLLRYDHQERLTAKEAMEQAYFFPVVKHHEHIKSDQARAAGAAAAAAAAAAAMLPQGPMSRVMPLAAPMVSSSPISSMTASVGMAVRPTSPTQVVLQPQVLQPAIAVPTEVPGVQTLQIAQTSMQTHAGLVGALPSGVTQPQ; encoded by the exons ATGTCTATGAGTCGGTCTCGCGCTCGAGTGTATGCCGAcgtcaacacacacaagccGCGTGAATACTGGGACTATGAGCAGCACGTCATCGACTGGGG CAACCAGGACGACTACCAGATTGTGCGCAAACTGGGCCGAGGAAAGTACAGCGAAGTGTTCGAGGGCATCAACATCACGAACAGCGAAAAAGTCGTAATAAAGATATTGAAG CCCGTCAAGAAAAAGAAGATCAAACGAGAGATAAAGATTCTGGAGAATATCAAGGGAGGAACAAACATCATCGCTCTGCTTGACATAGTAAAGGATCCCGTG actAGAACCCCTGCTTTGATATTTGAGCATGTAAACAACACAGATTTCAAG CAATTGTATCAGACGTTGTCAGACTTTGACATTCGCTACTATCTCTTCGAGTTGCTGAAG GCTCTAGATTACTGTCATAGCATGGGCATTACACATCGAGACGTTAAGCCACACAACGTGATGATCGATCACGAGAACAGAAAG TTGAGGTTAATAGATTGGGGTCTTGCTGAGTTTTATCATCCCGGGCAGGAGTATAATGTGAGGGTAGCGTCACGATATTTTAAGGGTCCAGAGTTGCTCGTTGACTTTCAG GAGTATGACTACTCATTGGATATGTGGAGCTTTGGCTGTATGTTGGCTAGTATG ATATTTCGCAAAGAGCCGTTTTTCCATGGACATGACAACTACGACCAGCTGGTACGTATAGCGAAGGTATTGGGGACGGAGGAACTACATGAATACATGGAGAAGTATCACATCGATCTTAATCCGAGATTCAATGATATATTGGGAAG ACATTCACGTAAGCGATGGGAGAAATTCGTCAACCCTGACAACAACCACTTAGTCTCAAGCGAAGCTCTTGACCTGCTCGACAAACTATTGAGATACGATCACCAG GAGCGATTGACGGCAAAAGAAGCGATGGAACAGGCATACTTCT TTCCGGTCGTGAAGCATCATGAGCACATCAAATCCGATCAAGCGAGAGCTGCGggggcagcagcagcagcggcagcagcagctgcagcgaTGCTACCACAAGGTCCAATGAGTCGAGTGATGCCACTTGCGGCACCGATGGTGAGCTCCTCGCCCATCTCGTCGATGACGGCGTCTGTAGGCATGGCTGTTCGACCTACAAGTCCGACTCAAGTTGTTCTCCAGCCGCAGGTGCTGCAGCCTGCGATCGCCGTGCCGACTGAGGTCCCTGGAGTCCAGACCTTACAGATAGCGCAGACGAGTATGCAAACGCATGCTGGATTGGTGGGGGCGTTGCCGTCCGGCGTAACTCAACCTCAGTGA
- the LOC134178698 gene encoding uncharacterized protein LOC134178698 yields the protein MLPCNIGVLQGDPFSVIVFNTVINTLVMMLKTQPFGYTLSGSSHKINALLFADDVTLVSKSPSGLQRLCNIVSDWCQWSQLTIKMSKSSCLGLSFNPKFHLRDPSVSISNESVPFLGPESFLFLGMPINGNLSDDNFKSSLISKTKTLMEKLDNCPVSCRWKLKLYQNGIFPRLSWYLSLLPLSPSWLQSELDRIVTSYLKKWCKLRRSACTAIFYLLPQNAGLGLPRLSTSSISLQSSKSARLLSSHDNCVRSLATSQAYNKSYSNRFSAFREAAKSLSETPGASAAKLSDITKSRLKEEHQKQLLARTKNLHVQGSIFRLENCSSDVWANVVSCLPGHQLSFVLNAVSDTLPSNANLVLWSKRSCDKCPLCHQRQTLLHVLNNCSVLLQCRHYNQRHDSVLSLLYNAAINHLPHQFNIFADLKDCEVKFPSDIIPTAQRPDMLIWNNHTLKFYVIELTIPFETNFFDANKRKSERYTDFMMTIKSKGFTCKQLNIQIGSRGFIDTASLLPFLDVISIPPHNQRQLLSSIVKVTIEESRKIWLARNNI from the coding sequence ATGTTGCCCTGCAATATTGGAGTGCTCCAAGGTGACCCGTTTTCGGTCATTGTTTTTAACACCGTCATAAACACACTCGTTATGATGTTGAAGACTCAGCCTTTTGGTTACACGCTTAGTGGTTCATCTCACAAGATCAATGCTCTTCTGTTCGCTGATGACGTTACCCTAGTATCAAAGTCGCCTTCTGGTTTACAGCGTTTATGTAATATTGTGTCTGACTGGTGCCAGTGGTCCCAACTGACCATTAAAATGTCCAAATCCAGCTGTTTAGGTCTTAGTTTTAATCCCAAATTCCATCTTCGTGATCCTTctgtttcaatttctaatgaGTCTGTTCCCTTTCTTGGTCCTGAGTCTTTCCTTTTCCTTGGAATGCCAATTAATGGAAACTTGTCCGATGATAATTTCAAATCCTCTCTAATAAGCAAGACAAAGACTTTGATGGAGAAATTGGACAATTGCCCTGTTAGTTGTCGGTGGAAACTAAAATTATACCAAAATGGAATCTTCCCAAGATTGTCGTGGTACCTGTCTCTACTTCCTCTTTCACCAAGCTGGCTGCAATCTGAATTAGATAGAATTGTTACATCTTACCTCAAGAAATGGTGTAAACTTCGTCGCTCGGCCTGTACTGCCATCTTCTACCTCCTCCCACAAAATGCTGGTCTTGGCTTACCCCGTTTGTCTACGTCTTCCATCTCCCTCCAGTCTTCAAAATCTGCCCGTCTCTTATCCTCACATGACAACTGTGTCCGCTCTTTGGCCACCAGTCAAGCATATAATAAATCGTATAGCAACAGATTCTCTGCTTTTAGAGAAGCAGCAAAGTCACTATCTGAAACACCAGGTGCTTCTGCAGCAAAATTGAGTGACATCACCAAATCAAGACTAAAGGAGGAACACCAAAAACAACTTCTTGCAAGAACTAAGAATCTACATGTCCAGGGATCCATCTTCCGTCTAGAGAACTGTTCATCTGACGTCTGGGCAaatgttgtctcttgtcttcCCGGTCATCAACTCTCTTTTGTCCTCAATGCCGTTTCTGATACCCTCCCTTCAAATGCTAATCTTGTCCTATGGAGTAAACGTTCTTGTGATAAATGTCCTCTATGTCATCAACGTCAAACCCTTCTTCACGTTCTCAATAATTGCTCAGTCCTCTTACAATGTCGTCATTACAATCAACGTCACGACTCTGTTCTCAGTCTTCTCTATAATGCGGCTATTAACCATCTACCACATCAATTCAACATCTTTGCTGATTTAAAAGACTGTGAAGTAAAGTTTCCGTCTGACATCATTCCTACTGCACAAAGGCCTGACATGTTGATTTGGAATAATCATACGCtcaaattttatgtcataGAACTAACAATCCCTttcgaaacaaacttttttgatGCAAATAAAAGAAAATCAGAACGGTATACAGACTTCATGATGACCatcaaatcaaaaggcttcacctgtaagcaactaaatattcaaataggATCTAGAGGCTTTATTGATACTGCAAGTCTTCTCCCCTTCCTTGATGTCATCTCTATTCCTCCTCACAATCAACGTCAACTATTATCATCAATCGTAAAGGTGACAATTGAAGAATCTCGTAAAATATGGTTAGCCAGAAACAATATTTAG